From a single Hymenobacter sp. YIM 151500-1 genomic region:
- the cysK gene encoding cysteine synthase A encodes MKATTILDTIGNTPLLRLNRLFAHRPDVEVWVKLERANPGGSIKDRIALSMIEQAEQDGILGPDSLIVEPTSGNTGVGLAMVAAVKGYRLTLVMPESMSIERRRLMAAYGANLELTPREKGMKGAIEKAHEIVRDTPGAWMPMQFSNPANIKVHAETTAQEILRDAPEGFDFHITGVGTGGHITAVTEVLKPLFPDMKTFAVEPELSPVISGGAPGPHPIQGIGAGFVPDNLHREVLDGVIQISQQEAFDMARRAAREEGLFIGVSSGASLAAVARKLPEVPEGSRILTFCYDTGERYLSVEGLFV; translated from the coding sequence ATGAAAGCCACCACCATTCTGGACACCATCGGCAACACCCCGCTGCTGCGCCTCAACCGCCTGTTTGCCCACCGCCCCGACGTGGAGGTGTGGGTGAAGCTGGAGCGCGCCAACCCCGGCGGCAGCATCAAGGACCGGATTGCCCTAAGCATGATTGAGCAGGCCGAGCAGGACGGCATCCTTGGCCCCGACAGCCTGATTGTGGAGCCTACCTCCGGCAACACCGGCGTGGGCCTGGCCATGGTAGCGGCCGTAAAAGGCTACCGGCTCACGCTGGTCATGCCCGAGAGCATGAGCATTGAGCGCCGCCGTCTCATGGCCGCCTACGGCGCCAACCTGGAGCTGACGCCCCGCGAGAAAGGCATGAAAGGCGCCATCGAAAAAGCTCACGAAATCGTGCGCGACACGCCCGGTGCCTGGATGCCCATGCAGTTCAGCAACCCCGCCAATATCAAGGTGCACGCCGAAACCACCGCCCAGGAAATCCTGCGCGACGCTCCCGAGGGCTTCGACTTCCACATCACGGGCGTGGGCACCGGCGGCCACATCACGGCCGTTACGGAAGTGCTCAAGCCCCTTTTTCCCGACATGAAAACCTTTGCCGTGGAGCCCGAACTGTCTCCGGTCATCAGCGGCGGCGCCCCCGGCCCGCACCCCATCCAGGGCATCGGCGCCGGCTTCGTCCCCGACAACCTGCATCGTGAAGTCCTCGACGGCGTTATCCAGATCAGCCAGCAGGAAGCCTTCGACATGGCCCGCCGCGCCGCCCGCGAGGAAGGCTTGTTCATCGGCGTCTCATCCGGCGCTTCCCTGGCCGCCGTGGCCCGCAAGCTCCCCGAGGTGCCGGAAGGAAGCCGCATCCTCACCTTCTGCTACGACACCGGCGAGCGGTACTTGTCGGTAGAAGGCTTGTTCGTCTGA
- a CDS encoding serine O-acetyltransferase, which produces MSSADFLHDLTQAHRSTAAPLPAAAFCHLAEQLLDLLFPERAERPLRDADAVAATLRQLEDDLTALLRLVPLSRPAADVAAELWDALPDLRQLLLQDAAAIVAADPAAQGLAEVVSTYPGFYAIALHRFAHGLHQRGVPRVPRMLSEYAHQRTGIDIHPGARIGPSFCIDHGTGLVIGETCVIGAHVKIFQGVTLGALSVAKHLQGIKRHPTIEDHVVIYAGATILGGSTTVGSHSIIGGNVWLTESVPSHSRVYHRAHIHVTRSEDPAEDIMFSI; this is translated from the coding sequence ATGTCTTCTGCCGATTTTCTGCACGACCTCACCCAGGCCCACCGCTCCACGGCGGCTCCCCTGCCCGCAGCAGCCTTCTGCCACTTGGCCGAGCAGCTCCTGGACCTGCTGTTTCCCGAGCGGGCCGAGCGTCCTTTGCGCGACGCCGACGCCGTAGCCGCCACGCTGCGCCAGCTTGAGGACGACCTCACCGCGCTGCTGCGCCTCGTGCCTCTGTCGCGCCCCGCCGCCGATGTAGCCGCCGAACTGTGGGATGCCCTGCCCGACCTGCGCCAGCTTCTGCTCCAGGATGCCGCCGCCATTGTGGCCGCCGACCCGGCCGCCCAGGGCCTGGCCGAAGTAGTAAGCACCTACCCTGGCTTCTACGCCATTGCCTTGCACCGCTTCGCCCACGGCCTGCACCAGCGCGGTGTGCCCCGCGTGCCCCGCATGCTGAGCGAGTACGCCCACCAGCGCACCGGCATCGACATCCACCCCGGCGCCCGTATCGGACCCTCGTTCTGCATCGACCACGGCACGGGCCTGGTTATCGGCGAAACCTGCGTAATTGGGGCCCACGTCAAGATTTTTCAAGGCGTAACGCTCGGCGCACTCAGCGTAGCCAAGCACCTGCAGGGCATCAAGCGCCACCCCACCATCGAAGACCACGTGGTGATTTACGCTGGCGCTACTATTTTGGGTGGCAGCACCACCGTGGGCAGCCACAGCATCATCGGGGGCAACGTGTGGCTCACGGAAAGCGTCCCGTCCCACTCCCGCGTCTACCACCGCGCCCACATCCACGTCACCCGCTCCGAAGACCCCGCTGAGGATATTATGTTCTCTATTTAG
- a CDS encoding cupin domain-containing protein has translation MADTTVTKIDSRNSPKGPEGEKYLASGIHVSMRLWENEQPSEAKEPSARPYETVGYVIQGRAELHIEGQMVLLEPGNSWVVPKGASHTYKILESFTAVEATTPPAQVHGRSEN, from the coding sequence ATGGCCGACACCACCGTTACCAAAATCGACTCCCGCAACTCGCCCAAAGGCCCCGAGGGCGAAAAATACCTGGCTTCCGGCATCCACGTCTCGATGCGCCTCTGGGAGAATGAGCAGCCCAGCGAGGCTAAAGAGCCTTCGGCCCGTCCGTATGAAACGGTGGGCTACGTAATTCAGGGCCGCGCCGAGCTGCACATCGAAGGGCAGATGGTGCTGCTGGAACCCGGCAACTCCTGGGTGGTGCCCAAAGGCGCCAGCCATACGTACAAAATCCTGGAGTCATTCACGGCGGTAGAAGCCACTACTCCCCCGGCCCAGGTGCACGGCCGCTCCGAGAACTAG
- a CDS encoding peptidylprolyl isomerase — protein sequence MTNHALYRAATVAAVVGCAGLGACASRPVASTVAPASNVFATDSVLRRIATVQDERRTAALLPYLSRPEGTYRRAAAEALASVQDKTATPALAARLPDADAAVRRAAAYALGQTADSTAEAALQQRVATEPDAVVRRYVLEALGRCTSRAGLGTLVRLPAALAADTAALSGQAWGLYRAGLRGLTSEAAVSRLVQLLAPANPISARLAAANALARTRGLNLAPYAAAVSSAAQSDASYTVRSAAAGALGKAAEAPAVPAVLATLARRDADYRVRVSALRAMNAAMYAPVKEAAWAALTDAHDQVALAAAEFFLAHATNEPGTLFLEKANKLVPWRVRATLLAAALRQPGPERAAIRQAIQERYAAIPDVYERGYLLKALAEDPDAFEFVLQTTFAPQQSVVVGTYGMEALVTMRQQKDFPESRYPDVALALRRGVLSGDVAKMGIAAEAIRDPKLDLRRLLPNPDFLVRARDQLTLPRDVEAWQSLQQTIDFLQNRPATPAPVAQAATHPINWDMVTSIPAGQRAVIQTSKGRIILHLLVEQAPGSVASFVELTRQGFYNGKNFHRVVPNFVAQGGCPRGDGWGSSDYNLRSEFADLRYTEGAVGLASAGKDTESCQWFITHAPTPHLDGRYTIFAQVVEGMDVVSRLGIGDKIERIELVK from the coding sequence ATGACCAACCACGCTTTGTACCGCGCGGCGACGGTGGCGGCCGTAGTGGGGTGTGCGGGGCTGGGAGCCTGTGCTTCGCGCCCGGTGGCTTCCACGGTAGCGCCGGCTTCCAATGTCTTTGCCACCGACTCTGTTCTGCGCCGCATTGCCACGGTGCAGGACGAGCGCCGCACCGCCGCTCTGCTGCCCTACCTGAGCCGGCCCGAGGGCACGTACCGCCGCGCCGCCGCCGAAGCCCTGGCCTCGGTGCAGGACAAAACCGCCACGCCAGCCCTGGCCGCGCGCCTGCCCGATGCTGATGCCGCCGTGCGCCGGGCTGCCGCCTACGCCCTGGGCCAAACCGCCGACTCCACCGCCGAAGCGGCCCTGCAACAACGCGTTGCAACCGAACCTGACGCCGTGGTGCGCCGCTACGTGCTGGAAGCCCTGGGCCGCTGCACCTCCCGCGCCGGCCTGGGCACGCTGGTGCGCCTGCCTGCTGCCCTGGCCGCCGACACGGCCGCCCTCAGCGGCCAGGCCTGGGGCCTGTACCGCGCTGGCCTGCGGGGCCTGACCTCGGAAGCTGCGGTAAGCCGGCTGGTGCAGCTGCTGGCTCCGGCCAACCCCATCAGTGCCCGGCTGGCCGCTGCCAACGCCTTGGCCCGCACCCGCGGCCTCAACCTGGCGCCTTACGCCGCCGCCGTGAGCAGCGCCGCTCAGTCCGATGCCTCATACACCGTGCGCAGTGCGGCGGCCGGCGCCCTCGGCAAAGCAGCCGAAGCACCAGCAGTGCCGGCCGTGCTAGCCACCCTGGCCCGCCGCGACGCCGACTATCGAGTACGGGTGAGTGCCTTGCGCGCCATGAATGCCGCCATGTACGCCCCGGTGAAGGAAGCCGCCTGGGCGGCCCTTACCGATGCCCACGACCAGGTTGCGCTGGCCGCCGCCGAGTTCTTCCTGGCTCACGCCACCAACGAGCCGGGCACGCTGTTTCTGGAAAAAGCCAACAAGCTGGTGCCGTGGCGGGTGCGGGCTACGCTGCTGGCCGCTGCCCTGCGCCAGCCTGGTCCCGAGCGGGCCGCCATCCGGCAGGCCATCCAGGAGCGGTACGCCGCCATTCCCGACGTGTACGAGCGGGGCTACTTATTGAAAGCCCTGGCCGAAGACCCAGACGCCTTTGAATTTGTCCTGCAAACCACCTTCGCGCCCCAGCAGAGCGTGGTGGTAGGCACCTACGGCATGGAAGCCCTGGTGACGATGCGCCAGCAGAAAGACTTTCCGGAAAGCCGCTACCCCGATGTGGCGCTGGCCCTGCGGCGGGGCGTGCTCAGCGGCGACGTAGCCAAGATGGGCATTGCCGCCGAAGCCATCCGGGACCCCAAGCTCGACCTGCGCCGCCTGCTGCCCAACCCCGATTTCCTGGTGCGGGCCCGCGACCAGCTCACCTTGCCTCGCGACGTGGAGGCCTGGCAGTCCTTACAGCAAACCATCGACTTCCTGCAAAACCGCCCGGCCACCCCCGCGCCCGTTGCCCAAGCGGCCACGCACCCCATCAACTGGGACATGGTGACCAGCATCCCGGCCGGGCAGCGCGCCGTCATTCAGACCAGCAAGGGGCGCATCATCCTGCATCTGCTGGTGGAGCAGGCTCCCGGCTCAGTGGCTAGCTTCGTGGAGCTGACGCGCCAGGGCTTTTACAACGGCAAGAACTTCCACCGCGTCGTGCCCAACTTCGTGGCCCAGGGCGGCTGCCCCCGTGGCGACGGCTGGGGCAGCTCCGACTACAACCTGCGCTCCGAATTCGCCGACCTGCGCTACACCGAAGGGGCCGTGGGCCTGGCCTCGGCTGGCAAAGACACCGAGAGCTGCCAGTGGTTTATCACCCACGCCCCCACACCCCACCTCGACGGCCGCTACACCATTTTCGCCCAGGTAGTCGAAGGCATGGACGTCGTCAGCCGCCTCGGCATCGGTGACAAAATTGAGCGGATAGAGCTGGTAAAATAA
- a CDS encoding MJ1255/VC2487 family glycosyltransferase, with product MNILYGVPGEGLGHATRSKVVIGHLLSQGHNVQVVSSSRAYQLLAANFPGRVHEIRGFHLAYKQLTVSKSRTAALTLRTAPENLQVNFRKYRELLGSFAPDAVISDFESFSFLFAKLKRLPVISIDNMQILSRAQLDVAVPPQERGNLSLARQIVRAKLPGSHHYLVTTFFRLPLLKERTTLVPPIIRPEILAQTPTRGQHVLVYQSATTQKDLVALLQQLPGQEFRVYGFNREEDHGNVQLRAFSEQGFIQDLASAQAVVTNGGFSLISEAVYLHKPICAVPIPAQFEQFLNAAEVEKLGYGRHFSALTPDHLKAFLYDLSGFDQALTTYQQAGNEELFAALGSVLAGIG from the coding sequence ATGAACATCCTCTACGGAGTACCCGGCGAAGGGCTGGGGCACGCTACCCGCAGCAAAGTCGTTATCGGCCACCTGCTCAGCCAGGGGCACAACGTGCAGGTGGTCAGCAGCTCCCGGGCCTACCAGCTGCTGGCGGCCAACTTTCCGGGGCGGGTGCACGAGATTCGCGGGTTTCACCTGGCATATAAGCAGCTTACCGTGTCGAAGTCGCGCACGGCGGCCCTTACCCTGCGCACGGCCCCGGAAAACCTGCAAGTCAACTTCCGCAAGTACCGGGAGCTGCTCGGCAGCTTCGCGCCCGACGCAGTGATTTCCGACTTTGAATCGTTCAGCTTTTTGTTTGCCAAGCTGAAAAGGCTGCCCGTCATCAGCATCGACAACATGCAGATACTCAGCCGGGCCCAGCTCGATGTGGCCGTGCCGCCCCAGGAACGCGGCAACCTTAGCCTGGCCCGCCAGATTGTGCGCGCCAAGCTGCCCGGCAGCCACCATTACCTGGTTACCACCTTCTTCCGGCTGCCCTTGCTCAAGGAGCGCACCACCCTGGTGCCGCCCATTATTCGTCCCGAAATTCTGGCCCAGACGCCCACCCGCGGCCAGCACGTGCTCGTGTACCAGTCGGCCACCACGCAAAAGGACCTGGTGGCGCTGCTGCAGCAGCTGCCGGGGCAGGAGTTTCGGGTGTACGGCTTCAACCGCGAAGAGGACCACGGCAACGTGCAGCTGCGGGCCTTCAGTGAGCAAGGCTTCATCCAGGACCTGGCCAGTGCCCAGGCCGTCGTCACCAACGGTGGCTTTTCCCTGATCAGCGAGGCCGTGTACCTGCACAAGCCCATCTGCGCCGTGCCTATTCCGGCTCAGTTCGAGCAGTTTCTGAATGCCGCCGAAGTCGAGAAGCTGGGCTACGGCCGCCACTTCAGCGCCCTTACCCCCGACCACCTCAAAGCCTTCCTCTACGACCTTTCCGGCTTCGACCAGGCCCTCACCACCTACCAGCAAGCCGGCAACGAAGAGCTGTTTGCTGCGCTGGGTAGCGTGTTGGCGGGGATAGGGTAA
- a CDS encoding redoxin domain-containing protein, whose amino-acid sequence MLRFLCLLTLALLLSAAAHLPAGAAKATVYIFLSDTCPICQAATPTLRQLHASFATRGVEFVGVFPEEQLRPADLVLFQKHYPLPFPLRLDQRQQLVRRFGARITPEVVVTAPDGRVLYQGRIDDSYARLGQRRTVVQHHELRDALTAVLAGQPVAQPRTEAVGCYINL is encoded by the coding sequence ATGTTGCGTTTTCTTTGTTTGCTGACGCTGGCCTTACTGCTGAGCGCGGCAGCCCACCTACCGGCTGGGGCTGCCAAGGCTACGGTGTACATATTTCTATCCGACACCTGCCCCATCTGCCAGGCCGCCACGCCGACGCTGCGTCAGCTGCACGCCTCCTTCGCGACGCGGGGCGTGGAGTTTGTGGGCGTGTTTCCGGAAGAGCAGCTGCGCCCGGCCGACCTGGTGCTGTTTCAGAAGCATTACCCCCTGCCCTTCCCACTTCGCCTCGACCAGCGCCAGCAGCTGGTCCGCCGCTTTGGGGCGCGCATTACGCCGGAAGTGGTGGTAACGGCCCCCGATGGCCGCGTGCTGTACCAGGGCCGCATCGACGACAGCTACGCCCGCCTGGGCCAGCGCCGCACCGTGGTGCAGCACCACGAGCTGCGCGACGCCCTGACCGCCGTGCTGGCCGGCCAGCCCGTAGCCCAGCCCCGCACCGAGGCGGTGGGCTGCTACATCAACCTATAG
- a CDS encoding DUF4136 domain-containing protein yields the protein MKLSVTHLAGYALALSLCGCFAAREARVESDYSYAGQFRRYRTYEFVTGQGLTADTSRLGEAVRDAIRTRLKVQGYRPARRNPDLLVNFRLFEGDMRFRGYMQQDFTKWVNNGYAEDDETPKEARQGYEPVRMLLTEGTLLITLIDSKTNRAVWNGYASGVSIPQGNQAEIILRRSVRSIFDQYHVFTEGYLQGGSGEAVER from the coding sequence ATGAAACTGAGTGTTACCCACCTGGCCGGCTATGCGCTGGCTTTGTCGTTATGCGGCTGTTTCGCCGCGCGTGAGGCCCGTGTCGAGTCCGATTACAGCTATGCTGGGCAGTTTCGGCGCTACCGCACCTATGAGTTTGTGACCGGCCAGGGACTGACAGCCGACACCAGCCGCCTAGGCGAAGCCGTGCGCGACGCCATCCGCACCCGCCTGAAAGTCCAGGGCTACCGCCCGGCCCGCCGCAACCCCGACCTGCTCGTGAACTTCCGGCTATTTGAGGGCGACATGCGCTTCCGCGGCTACATGCAGCAGGACTTCACCAAGTGGGTAAACAATGGCTACGCCGAGGACGACGAAACGCCAAAGGAAGCCCGCCAAGGCTACGAGCCCGTCCGGATGCTGCTCACCGAAGGCACGCTGCTTATCACTCTCATCGACAGCAAAACCAACCGGGCCGTGTGGAACGGCTACGCTTCGGGCGTGAGCATTCCGCAAGGCAACCAGGCTGAAATCATCTTGCGGCGCTCCGTGCGCTCCATCTTCGACCAGTACCACGTGTTTACGGAAGGCTACCTGCAAGGCGGCTCCGGCGAGGCCGTGGAACGCTGA
- a CDS encoding GNAT family N-acetyltransferase, whose product MIQEYLFQKQLSPDVPTWQPVVELLAAALETSAADVAQDLRYQQQRQPVQAWLAVAEGQVVGCKLGYERQPGHYYSWLGGVHPDFQGRGIAAELMRRQHAWCRQQGYQRIRTHTFNRWRAMLLLNLRHGFDIIGTMQSPRGLTIVLEKELPPDAVKEK is encoded by the coding sequence ATGATTCAGGAATATTTGTTTCAAAAACAACTCTCGCCCGATGTCCCTACCTGGCAGCCAGTAGTCGAGCTGCTGGCCGCGGCCCTGGAAACTTCCGCCGCCGACGTGGCCCAGGACCTGCGCTACCAGCAGCAGCGTCAGCCGGTGCAGGCGTGGCTGGCCGTGGCTGAGGGGCAGGTGGTGGGCTGCAAGCTGGGCTACGAGCGGCAGCCGGGCCACTACTACAGCTGGCTGGGTGGGGTGCATCCCGACTTTCAGGGGCGGGGCATTGCCGCTGAGCTGATGCGCCGGCAACACGCCTGGTGCCGGCAGCAGGGCTACCAGCGCATCCGCACCCACACGTTCAACCGCTGGCGGGCCATGCTCCTGCTCAACCTCCGCCACGGCTTCGACATTATCGGGACGATGCAAAGCCCGCGCGGCCTGACTATCGTACTGGAGAAAGAACTACCGCCCGATGCGGTGAAAGAAAAATAG
- a CDS encoding DUF5615 family PIN-like protein: MKFLVDAQLPARVAHLLRYKGLDCLHTDDLPQRDRTTDTELRQLAVATGRIIITKDADFLHSYLVSRQPSRLLLITTGNIGNTELLQLLTERLPAIVELFAEHNLVELNQHLLIPRE; encoded by the coding sequence GTGAAGTTCCTCGTCGATGCCCAGCTGCCAGCTCGGGTGGCGCATCTGCTGCGGTACAAGGGGCTGGACTGCCTGCATACCGACGACTTGCCGCAGCGTGACAGGACAACTGATACGGAGCTACGCCAGTTAGCTGTCGCAACCGGGCGCATCATCATCACAAAAGATGCTGACTTCCTGCACAGCTACCTGGTAAGCCGACAGCCGAGCCGTTTGCTGCTGATTACAACCGGTAATATCGGCAACACGGAATTGTTGCAACTGCTCACCGAACGACTACCGGCTATTGTAGAGTTGTTTGCAGAACACAACTTGGTTGAGTTGAACCAGCACCTGCTTATTCCTCGGGAATAA
- a CDS encoding DUF433 domain-containing protein, with protein sequence MDSARITVQSDICHGKPCIRGMRYPVSLILDLLAAGMSHAEILADYPALEEADIRACLAYGARLSDLKTLPYAAS encoded by the coding sequence ATGGATTCTGCCCGCATTACCGTTCAGTCCGACATTTGCCACGGCAAGCCCTGCATTCGCGGGATGCGCTACCCGGTGTCGTTGATTCTGGATTTATTGGCCGCTGGCATGAGTCACGCCGAAATTCTGGCCGATTATCCGGCTCTGGAAGAGGCTGATATTCGTGCCTGCCTGGCGTATGGTGCCCGGTTGAGCGACCTGAAAACCCTGCCCTACGCCGCTTCGTGA
- a CDS encoding ABC transporter ATP-binding protein, which translates to MARSDSFFSTISAKRPRPDGKPALTVKERFSALRNLPEFLRLIWQTSPALTLGNVALRLLRAALPVAMLYVAQLILDSVLALSRQPAEARELTPVLTLVALEFGLAILSDALGRGVALLDSLLGDLFANQTSVRLMQHAAELDLDQFEDSAFYDKLERARRQTLSRTVLMAQVLSQAQDTITMVFLAVGLAAFNPWLLGLLLVAVVPAFLGESHFNERSYSLVHGWTPERRELDYLRQTGASDETAKEVKIFGLSGFLIERFRTLSDEFYQKNKDLVIRRAGWGTFFAAVGAAGYYAAYVYIISQAVRGQISIGQLTFLAGSFARMRGLLEGILSRFSSVAEGALYLQDFFDFFHLQPRIVRPAAGRAVRPFPRPIRQGFTFENVGFQYRNAGKWALRHLNFTLQAGEKLALVGENGAGKTTLVKLLARLYDPTEGRILLDGHDLREYDPAELRQEIGVIFQDFVRFQLPAGHNLAVGRIEEKENQPRIEQAAALSLADSVIAKLPEGYSQMIGRRFNGGVDLSGGEWQKIALGRAYMRDAQLLILDEPTAALDARAEYEVFQRFKDLTQGKTAILISHRFSTVRMADRILVIENGQFVEIGSHEELLARGGRYAELFQLQAAGYR; encoded by the coding sequence ATGGCTCGTTCTGACTCATTTTTCTCAACAATATCGGCCAAGCGGCCCCGGCCCGACGGCAAACCAGCCCTGACGGTGAAGGAGCGGTTTTCGGCTCTGCGTAACCTGCCGGAGTTTCTGCGCCTCATTTGGCAGACCAGCCCGGCCCTGACCTTGGGCAACGTAGCCCTGCGCCTGCTGCGGGCGGCCCTGCCGGTGGCCATGCTCTACGTGGCCCAGCTTATCCTGGACTCGGTGCTGGCGCTAAGCCGGCAGCCGGCCGAAGCACGGGAGCTGACGCCGGTGCTGACCTTGGTAGCCCTGGAGTTCGGCCTGGCCATCCTCTCTGATGCCCTGGGCCGCGGCGTGGCCCTGCTCGACTCGCTGCTCGGCGACTTGTTTGCCAACCAAACTTCGGTGCGCCTCATGCAGCACGCCGCCGAGCTGGACCTCGACCAGTTCGAGGACTCGGCCTTTTACGACAAGCTGGAGCGGGCCCGCCGCCAGACCCTCTCGCGCACGGTGCTCATGGCCCAGGTGCTCAGCCAAGCCCAGGACACGATTACGATGGTGTTTCTGGCCGTGGGCCTGGCCGCCTTCAACCCCTGGCTGCTGGGGCTGCTGCTGGTGGCGGTGGTGCCGGCCTTCCTGGGCGAGTCGCACTTCAATGAACGCAGCTACTCGCTGGTGCACGGCTGGACGCCCGAGCGGCGGGAGCTGGACTACCTCCGCCAAACCGGTGCCTCCGACGAAACGGCCAAGGAAGTGAAGATTTTCGGGCTGTCGGGCTTTTTGATTGAGCGGTTCCGCACCTTATCTGACGAGTTCTACCAGAAAAACAAAGACCTGGTGATTCGGCGGGCGGGCTGGGGCACGTTTTTCGCGGCCGTAGGGGCAGCGGGCTACTACGCGGCCTACGTCTATATCATCAGCCAAGCCGTGCGCGGGCAGATTTCCATTGGTCAGCTCACGTTTCTGGCCGGCTCCTTTGCCCGCATGCGCGGCTTGCTCGAAGGCATTCTGAGCCGCTTCAGCTCGGTGGCCGAGGGCGCTTTGTACTTGCAGGACTTCTTTGATTTCTTCCACCTCCAGCCCCGCATTGTGCGGCCGGCGGCGGGGCGGGCAGTGCGGCCGTTTCCGCGGCCCATCCGGCAGGGCTTTACGTTTGAAAACGTAGGCTTTCAGTATCGCAACGCCGGCAAGTGGGCCCTGCGCCACCTCAACTTCACGCTGCAAGCCGGCGAAAAGCTGGCCCTGGTAGGCGAAAACGGCGCCGGCAAAACCACCCTGGTCAAGCTGCTGGCCCGCCTCTACGACCCCACCGAGGGCCGCATCCTGCTCGACGGCCACGACCTGCGCGAGTACGACCCGGCCGAGCTGCGCCAGGAAATCGGGGTGATTTTTCAGGACTTCGTGCGCTTTCAGCTGCCGGCCGGCCACAACCTGGCCGTGGGCCGCATTGAGGAAAAGGAAAACCAGCCCCGCATCGAACAAGCCGCCGCCCTGAGCCTCGCCGATTCCGTCATTGCCAAGCTGCCCGAGGGCTACAGCCAGATGATTGGCCGCCGCTTCAACGGGGGCGTGGACCTGAGCGGGGGCGAGTGGCAGAAAATTGCCCTGGGCCGCGCCTACATGCGCGACGCCCAGCTGCTCATCCTCGACGAGCCCACCGCCGCCCTCGACGCCCGCGCCGAGTACGAGGTGTTCCAGCGCTTCAAGGACCTCACTCAAGGCAAAACCGCCATCCTCATCAGCCACCGCTTCAGCACCGTGCGCATGGCCGACCGGATTCTGGTGATTGAGAACGGCCAATTCGTGGAAATCGGCAGCCACGAGGAGCTGCTGGCCCGCGGCGGCCGCTACGCCGAGCTGTTCCAGTTGCAAGCCGCCGGGTACCGGTAG
- a CDS encoding PQQ-dependent sugar dehydrogenase yields MKTWLKLAVALTVSTGLVTGCSKDDDEDEDVWESMIPETDKEPTTAGVQGFVFRPALAPPSAENVQQLRVPAGFAVNKFAEGLGKPRILAVSSAGHVYYSDREAGTVTLLQDTNADGVSDRKQVVANIRQAHGLTIHNGNLYIVAVRELYVAGINMDGTLQTPRQLLNNLPDGGQHPNRTIAFGPDGKLYITVGSTCNSCPEPNKENATILIADADGTNRRIFAKGLRNTIGFGWHPTTNELWGMDHGIDWLGDDEQKEELNKITAGANYGWPYIYGEGKYNPSDRPKGDTTYAQYLKLTTLPTLTYQAHAAPMAMAFYTATQFPQEYRNDAFVAMRGSWNRSTPSGYKVVRVHFENGQPTRFDDFLTGFLVNNNRSQFARLVGVAVNRDGALLVSDDTNGVIYRVAYR; encoded by the coding sequence ATGAAAACCTGGCTGAAACTAGCTGTAGCCCTTACCGTCTCCACCGGCCTTGTCACGGGGTGCAGCAAGGATGACGACGAAGACGAAGACGTCTGGGAATCCATGATTCCTGAAACCGACAAGGAGCCTACCACCGCCGGAGTGCAGGGCTTCGTGTTCCGGCCGGCTCTGGCGCCGCCCTCCGCCGAAAACGTGCAGCAGCTGCGCGTGCCCGCCGGCTTTGCGGTCAACAAATTCGCCGAGGGGCTGGGTAAGCCGCGCATTTTAGCCGTGAGCAGCGCCGGCCACGTGTACTACTCCGACCGGGAAGCCGGCACGGTGACACTGCTCCAGGATACCAACGCCGATGGTGTTTCGGACCGCAAGCAGGTGGTGGCCAACATCCGCCAGGCCCACGGCCTGACCATCCACAATGGCAACCTCTACATTGTGGCGGTGCGCGAGCTGTACGTGGCCGGCATCAACATGGACGGCACGCTGCAAACGCCCCGTCAGCTGCTCAATAACCTCCCGGACGGTGGGCAGCACCCCAACCGCACCATAGCCTTCGGGCCCGACGGCAAGCTCTACATCACGGTGGGCAGCACCTGTAATTCCTGCCCCGAGCCCAACAAGGAAAACGCCACCATCCTGATTGCCGACGCCGATGGCACCAACCGGCGGATATTTGCCAAGGGCCTGCGCAACACCATCGGCTTTGGCTGGCACCCGACCACCAACGAGCTGTGGGGCATGGACCACGGCATCGACTGGCTGGGCGACGACGAGCAGAAAGAGGAGCTGAACAAGATTACGGCCGGCGCCAACTACGGCTGGCCTTACATCTACGGCGAAGGCAAGTACAACCCCTCCGACCGGCCCAAAGGCGACACCACCTACGCGCAGTACCTCAAGCTTACCACCCTGCCCACGCTCACCTACCAGGCCCACGCGGCGCCCATGGCCATGGCCTTCTACACGGCCACCCAGTTTCCGCAGGAGTACCGCAACGACGCCTTCGTAGCCATGCGCGGCTCCTGGAACCGCAGCACGCCCTCGGGCTACAAGGTGGTGCGGGTGCATTTTGAAAACGGCCAGCCTACCCGCTTCGATGACTTCCTGACGGGCTTTCTGGTGAACAACAACCGCTCCCAGTTTGCCCGCCTGGTGGGAGTAGCCGTAAACCGCGACGGGGCCCTACTTGTGTCGGACGACACCAATGGCGTAATCTACCGGGTGGCGTACCGCTAA